The following is a genomic window from Hymenobacter sp. APR13.
AATCAGGCGGGCCGGGCCTTCGCTGGTTTTGACGAAGGCATGCGCCATACTCCGGGGCACGAACAGCGAGTCGCCAGCGCTGAGGCGCATGATTTCCGTCCCGGCCTGAAACTTGAACTCCCCATCCAGCACGTAGAACCACTCGTCCAGGTTCAGGTGCAGGTGTAGCATAGGGCCCACCTTTTCCCGGCGCAGCGTATCGAAAATCACGCATCGGCCCTGCGTGTCGCGGCCGGAAACCTTCACAGTGAATGTGGCATCCAGGAATTCAAAGGGTCGGTTGGTACTGTCGGCCCCGGCCCTGACGAGCAGGCTTTTGCGGGACTCGCTCGCTCCGCCCTGGGCCATAGTGGCAAATGAGGGAGCTACGGCCAGCCCGGGAGCGGCCAGCGTCAGGTGCAGAAAGGAGCGTCGTTGCATGGCATGGCAGCAAGAGGTATAGCATAAGCTATTGACTTTCAGACCTAAATCCTACCTTGTCACCCGAATATGTGAGGCTCCGCACCAACGTATTCGCACCATCAAAAACGCCCGCATGAAACCATGCGGGCGTTTTTGGTGACTATTGCAAAAGACTGCAGGCTTATTCCACGCCTACCGCCGAATCTACATCAGGGTGCGGGGTGCGGTCTTTGTGCAGGATGGTGTGGCCCAGCTTGTCGCGCTTGGTGGTCAGGTACCGCTCGTTGTGCTCGTTGGGCTCCACCTCAATGGCTACCGACTCCACGATTTCCAGGCCGTAGCCGATCAGGCCGGTGCGCTTGCGGGGGTTATTAGAGAGCAGGCGCATCTTGCTGATGCCCAAGTCGCGCAGGATTTGGGCGCCCACGCCGTAGTCGCGCTCGTCCATGCCGAAGCCCAGCTCCAGGTTGGCTTCCACCGTGTCGCGGCCCTGCTCCTGCAGCTTGTAGGCGCGCAGCTTGTTGAGCAGTCCGATGCCGCGGCCCTCCTGGTTCATGTACACAATCACGCCGCGGCCTTCCCGCTCGATGTGCTGCATGGCGCGGTGCAGCTGCGGGCCGCAGTCGCAGCGGCAGCTGCCGAAGATGTCGCCCGTGACGCAGGAGCTGTGCACGCGCACCAGCACCGGCTCGTCGCCCGAAATGTCGCCTTTAACCAGGGCCAAATGCTGGGCGTTGGTGGTGCGCTGGGTGTAAGCCACCAGGTCGAAGTCGCCGTAGTCGGTGGGCAGCTTCACGGAAATTTCGCGGGTGATGAGGCTTTCCTTATCGAGGCGGTATTTGATGAGGTCCTGAACCGAAATAAGCTTCAGATTCCACTTGGTGGCAATTTCGCGCAGCTCGGGCAGGCGGGCCATTTCGCCGTCTTCCTTCAGGATTTCTACCAGCACGCCGGCCGGCTCGAAGCCCGCGAGGCGGGAGAGGTCGATGGCGGCTTCGGTGTGGCCGGCGCGGCGCAGTACGCCTTCCTTGCGGGCTTTCAGCGGGAAGATGTGGCCCGGCTTGCCCAGCTCCTCCGGCTTGGTGTCGGGGTCGATGAGGGCCAGAATGGTCTTGCTGCGGTCGGAGGCCGAAATGCCGGTGGTCACGCCGTTTTTCAGCAGGTCGATGCTCACGGTGAACGGGGTGGCGTGCAGGGCCGTGTTGCGGCCCACCATCAGCTCCAGGCCCAGCTCTTCGCAGCGCTGCTCGATGAGCGGGGCGCACACGAGGCCGCGGCCGTGGGTGGCCATAAAGTTGATGACCTCGGGGGTGGCACAACGGGCGGCGCAGATAAAGTCGCCCTCGTTTTCACGGTCTTCGTCGTCGACGACTACTACGACTTTGCCGGCGCGGATGTCGGCAATGGCGTCTTCAATGGAATCCAGCATGGAATCACGGATTTAAACGGATTATTCGGATTTCGCGGATTCAGGAGGTGCAGCCCCGAGGAGCCCCGCAAAGTTGCTGCTACAACCAGCAGCCACGCCGCGAAGTTACGAGAGAGTAGCTGAGTAGCGGAGTAACTGCGTAAAACCGCGTCGGCTTGGCAATGGAAGAGGATGGTAACGCCCTGTCTCGCACAGGTGTTATGCCCGGCGGCTTTCAGAATGCACCGATGGCAGTAGCGCGAACTTTGTAGTTCGCGCCCCGCGCCTCTGAAACGGAATCGTTCGGACGGCGCGGGGGCGCGAACTGCAAAGTTCGCGCTACTGCCTGCTCAGTTACTCAACTACTCAGCTACTCTTTCGCCAGCTCGGTGGCGCGCTGCTGGGCGGCTTTCATGCCGGCTTTTAGGGTTTCGGCGAGGTGGCCGGCCTGGAATTCGCGCAGGGCGGCTTCGGTGGTACCGCCTTTGGAGGCCACGGCGGCAATAAGCTCGTC
Proteins encoded in this region:
- a CDS encoding cupin domain-containing protein, with the translated sequence MQRRSFLHLTLAAPGLAVAPSFATMAQGGASESRKSLLVRAGADSTNRPFEFLDATFTVKVSGRDTQGRCVIFDTLRREKVGPMLHLHLNLDEWFYVLDGEFKFQAGTEIMRLSAGDSLFVPRSMAHAFVKTSEGPARLIVMHQPAGNMEEYFRIVSAMPDQRPEARKALAEKHDTRFIGPPLKPD
- a CDS encoding bifunctional 3,4-dihydroxy-2-butanone-4-phosphate synthase/GTP cyclohydrolase II, whose translation is MLDSIEDAIADIRAGKVVVVVDDEDRENEGDFICAARCATPEVINFMATHGRGLVCAPLIEQRCEELGLELMVGRNTALHATPFTVSIDLLKNGVTTGISASDRSKTILALIDPDTKPEELGKPGHIFPLKARKEGVLRRAGHTEAAIDLSRLAGFEPAGVLVEILKEDGEMARLPELREIATKWNLKLISVQDLIKYRLDKESLITREISVKLPTDYGDFDLVAYTQRTTNAQHLALVKGDISGDEPVLVRVHSSCVTGDIFGSCRCDCGPQLHRAMQHIEREGRGVIVYMNQEGRGIGLLNKLRAYKLQEQGRDTVEANLELGFGMDERDYGVGAQILRDLGISKMRLLSNNPRKRTGLIGYGLEIVESVAIEVEPNEHNERYLTTKRDKLGHTILHKDRTPHPDVDSAVGVE